One Malania oleifera isolate guangnan ecotype guangnan chromosome 9, ASM2987363v1, whole genome shotgun sequence DNA segment encodes these proteins:
- the LOC131163595 gene encoding phospholipase A1-IIgamma-like yields the protein MGYVAVSTDAGSSNVMGRRDIMIALRGTLKSEEWEINAMAMLVSASKILGSPNGVDPLVHFGWYSLYTTAEEGSNFNSISCRDQILDEIRKLVYAYKDEEISITVTGYSLGAVLATLTATDIVANGYNKLAGRPEKACLVTAFAFASPRLGDEGFGKVFSGLSDSLRVLRIRNLKDPIPKLPPATPTFPYIEVGEELAVDANQSPYYKQDSSQFHNLEVYLHTIAGAHGPQGQGEFKLEVKRDIALMNKSADAVKGEYLVVPNWWAAKNMSMVQRDDGSWVLMDHERDDDD from the exons ATGGGGTACGTGGCGGTGAGCACGGACGCAGGGAGCAGCAACGTGATGGGGAGGAGGGACATTATGATCGCGTTAAGGGGAACGCTGAAGAGCGAAGAGTGGGAGATCAATGCGATGGCCATGCTGGTGTCGGCTTCTAAAATACTAGGGTCTCCCAATGGAGTTGACCCTTTGGTGCACTTCGGGTGGTACTCCTTGTACACCACCGCCGAGGAAGGCTCTAACTTCAACTCTATTAGCTGCAGAGACCag ATTCTAGATGAGATTAGAAAACTGGTGTATGCTTACAAAGACGAAGAAATAAGCATCACCGTCACCGGCTACAGCCTAGGCGCAGTCCTCGCAACTCTGACAGCCACCGACATCGTGGCGAACGGATATAATAAGCTCGCTGGTCGGCCCGAAAAGGCATGTCTCGTGACGGCATTTGCTTTCGCGAGCCCCCGCCTCGGCGATGAAGGCTTTGGAAAAGTGTTCTCCGGGCTGAGCGACAGTCTTCGAGTGCTTCGCATCAGAAACCTGAAAGACCCAATCCCCAAGCTTCCGCCGGCGACCCCGACATTCCCATACATTGAGGTGGGAGAAGAGCTGGCGGTGGACGCCAACCAGTCTCCCTACTACAAGCAGGATTCGTCGCAGTTTCATAATTTGGAAGTGTATCTGCATACGATTGCGGGGGCGCACGGGCCACAGGGACAGGGAGAGTTTAAGTTGGAAGTGAAGCGTGACATTGCGTTGATGAACAAATCGGCGGATGCGGTGAAGGGTGAGTACCTGGTGGTGCCGAACTGGTGGGCCGCCAAGAACATGTCAATGGTGCAGAGGGACGATGGGTCCTGGGTTCTAATGGATCATGAAAGGGATGATGATGATTGA